The following coding sequences lie in one Zingiber officinale cultivar Zhangliang chromosome 2B, Zo_v1.1, whole genome shotgun sequence genomic window:
- the LOC122046974 gene encoding uncharacterized protein LOC122046974: MESLRRHRSPGSNRFLGILSPSPPSGESAGAAVELHESDVLWTSIADGQEPAPPPPPASLSEHLSSRFALPRPPDRGFGILAALPEDDASGSSSPVIAAGPHLIQRKPSISSASSSASNSPSPASAASARMIPSVPKPKPEYSLSTPSGRAHQAHSLPVNVPVVPRRMRRFEMEESGVVDDGDGDDNEMMPPHEIVARSSGRGSPKTTFSVLEGAGRTLKGRDLRRVRDAVLRQTGFLD, translated from the coding sequence ATGGAGAGCCTCCGCCGCCACCGATCCCCCGGCTCCAACCGCTTCCTCGGCATCTTGTCGCCCTCGCCGCCCTCCGGCGAATCCGCGGGCGCCGCCGTCGAGCTCCACGAATCCGACGTCTTGTGGACCTCCATCGCAGACGGTCAGGAGCCGGCGCCGCCCCCTCCGCCTGCCTCGCTGAGCGAACACCTTTCCTCTCGTTTCGCTCTCCCCCGCCCTCCCGACCGCGGGTTCGGAATCCTTGCTGCCCTTCCGGAGGACGACGCGAGCGGCTCCTCCTCCCCGGTCATCGCCGCTGGTCCGCATCTCATACAGAGGAAACCCTCGATTTCTTCCGCGTCCTCCTCCGCTTCCAATTCGCCATCGCCCGCTTCCGCGGCCTCCGCGCGGATGATCCCCTCGGTTCCGAAGCCGAAGCCCGAGTACTCGCTCTCGACGCCGAGCGGGAGGGCGCACCAAGCGCACTCTCTTCCGGTCAATGTGCCGGTTGTCCCCCGGAGGATGAGACGATTCGAGATGGAGGAAAGTGGTGTAGTTGATGATGGAGACGGGGACGATAACGAAATGATGCCGCCTCATGAGATCGTCGCCAGGAGCAGTGGAAGGGGGTCGCCCAAGACAACCTTTTCGGTCCTGGAAGGAGCTGGGAGAACGCTCAAAGGAAGAGATCTGCGGCGCGTCCGTGATGCTGTTTTAAGGCAGACGGGCTTTCTTGATTGA